In Thalassospira sp. TSL5-1, the following are encoded in one genomic region:
- a CDS encoding ShlB/FhaC/HecB family hemolysin secretion/activation protein: MKMEVAVLLPLPQLIEDTCINSAGALSLGEDILAIYSRTMPGVSGLTGKGVMRPVVRVMKVVLMAGTMTGVGIFTPSAFAATQAPNSVQSEQQSNPLEDVIRQEQRQKQINDFNGFELPEIVDGSPDFKPPKAGTGAKFTVQRFDINRSEILDDQTIRDVLQKYVGRPLYLADLYDMLAAFNELYRQKGFVTARAYIPPQKIASGEVRVILVEGRVGRVRIEQNEYMRADYISSSLHIEQGDLVSLEVLEKALSRFNRLHQTKLTAKLEPGESFGQTDIVVTAKVPDRMAYSLFMDNYGALSTGHLRSGGYARVNSVFGIDDPFTVGVTESRGSRSVFTSYELPLNTYDTRLSLGYTQTRIHIIDGPFADDPADPDVYGNTQLITATLKQPFVLSPHWLMNVDYSYNGNVSYTTFGAALTETWINRHSIGVDFDYLGDTGFYSFGLRGHRMFSHIRQASTEERVTSKYTADAFAYQQLGGPFTAQVTAGGQMTKDRVLPPAEQFSVGGVGTMRAYEPGAFSGDDGYFINTELHYNFNFPTAFWKDKPVNTQASIYVFFDHAGAFRYRDGSQNDRYRREDFTNGTGIGVRVNNFVGIASLDAAYIKDLDFHTNNDEARKPNFLMSLRLNF, from the coding sequence ATGAAGATGGAAGTGGCGGTTTTACTGCCACTTCCACAATTAATTGAAGATACGTGCATAAACAGCGCCGGGGCGCTGTCTTTGGGGGAAGACATTTTGGCAATTTACAGCCGTACCATGCCGGGTGTTTCCGGTTTGACCGGAAAGGGCGTTATGCGCCCGGTGGTTCGTGTTATGAAGGTGGTCTTGATGGCAGGCACCATGACGGGGGTGGGGATATTTACGCCGTCGGCCTTTGCTGCGACGCAGGCCCCCAACAGCGTGCAGAGTGAGCAGCAAAGCAATCCGCTGGAAGATGTGATCCGTCAGGAGCAGCGTCAGAAACAGATTAATGATTTCAACGGCTTCGAGTTGCCCGAGATTGTGGATGGCAGCCCGGATTTCAAACCGCCCAAGGCGGGCACCGGTGCCAAATTTACCGTGCAGCGGTTTGATATTAACCGATCCGAGATTTTGGATGATCAGACCATCCGCGATGTTTTGCAAAAATATGTCGGTCGTCCGCTTTATCTGGCGGACCTTTATGACATGCTGGCCGCGTTTAACGAACTTTATCGCCAAAAGGGGTTCGTGACGGCGCGCGCCTATATCCCGCCGCAAAAAATTGCCTCTGGCGAAGTGCGCGTCATTCTGGTCGAGGGCCGCGTTGGCCGTGTCCGGATTGAGCAGAACGAGTACATGCGGGCAGACTACATCTCCAGCAGCCTGCATATCGAGCAGGGCGATCTGGTTAGCCTTGAAGTGCTGGAAAAGGCATTAAGCCGCTTTAACCGCCTGCACCAAACCAAATTGACAGCCAAATTGGAACCGGGCGAGAGTTTTGGTCAGACTGACATTGTCGTTACCGCCAAAGTCCCCGACCGCATGGCCTATTCCCTGTTTATGGATAATTACGGGGCGTTATCGACCGGGCATTTGCGCAGTGGCGGCTATGCCCGGGTGAATAGTGTGTTTGGCATTGATGACCCGTTTACTGTGGGGGTGACGGAATCACGCGGTTCGCGCTCGGTTTTTACGTCCTATGAATTGCCGTTAAATACCTATGATACCCGCCTGTCGCTGGGCTATACCCAAACACGTATCCACATCATCGACGGTCCCTTTGCTGATGACCCGGCCGACCCGGATGTGTATGGCAATACGCAGCTTATTACGGCAACTCTCAAGCAACCCTTTGTATTGTCGCCGCATTGGCTGATGAATGTGGATTACAGCTATAATGGCAATGTGTCCTACACCACCTTTGGCGCGGCGCTCACGGAAACCTGGATTAACCGGCATTCCATTGGCGTTGATTTTGATTATCTGGGTGATACCGGCTTTTATTCGTTCGGTTTGCGCGGCCATCGGATGTTTTCGCATATCCGGCAGGCCTCCACCGAAGAGCGTGTAACCAGCAAATATACCGCCGATGCCTTTGCCTACCAGCAATTGGGCGGGCCCTTCACCGCACAGGTTACGGCTGGCGGGCAAATGACCAAGGACCGCGTTTTGCCCCCGGCAGAGCAGTTCTCGGTTGGCGGTGTGGGCACCATGCGGGCCTATGAGCCGGGGGCGTTTTCGGGTGATGATGGCTATTTCATCAATACCGAACTGCATTACAACTTCAACTTTCCGACCGCGTTCTGGAAGGATAAACCGGTTAATACCCAGGCCAGCATTTATGTATTTTTTGACCATGCCGGGGCGTTTCGTTATCGCGACGGATCCCAAAATGACCGTTACCGCCGCGAAGATTTCACAAATGGCACCGGTATTGGCGTGCGGGTGAACAACTTTGTCGGGATTGCGTCGCTCGATGCGGCCTATATCAAGGACCTTGATTTCCACACTAATAATGATGAAGCCCGCAAGCCCAACTTCCTGATGAGTTTGCGGCTGAATTTCTGA
- the iolG gene encoding inositol 2-dehydrogenase — translation MLNIGLLGAGRIGITHAKAVLGVPNAKIAAVYDPVDAAAQNAIALTGAKRATVEEIMADPAIDAVIIATPTDLHADQIELAAKAGKAIFCEKPVDLSAERVRACLKVVEETGAKLMVGFNRRFDPSFARVHAEIRAGNVGDVELVQITSRDPGAPPVDYIKRSGGLFRDMMIHDFDMARFLLGEEVTEVFATGAVLTDPAIKETGDVDTATATLRTASGKMAVITNSRRATYGYDQRVEVHGSKGMVQAENHRATSVTIANGDGYTTEPLLDFFMQRYADAYRFELTTFCNMLAGENVAFPSGQDGLKALELADAAVKSLATGAAVKPGT, via the coding sequence ATGCTTAATATCGGACTGCTGGGTGCCGGACGTATCGGCATCACCCATGCCAAAGCTGTTCTGGGTGTTCCCAATGCAAAAATCGCCGCGGTTTATGACCCGGTGGATGCCGCGGCACAAAATGCCATCGCCCTGACCGGCGCCAAACGCGCCACGGTCGAGGAAATTATGGCCGATCCCGCGATTGATGCGGTCATCATTGCCACGCCGACCGACCTTCATGCCGACCAGATCGAACTGGCAGCAAAGGCGGGCAAGGCGATTTTCTGTGAAAAGCCGGTTGATCTATCGGCCGAACGGGTGCGCGCCTGCCTGAAGGTTGTCGAGGAAACCGGGGCCAAATTGATGGTCGGTTTCAACCGCCGCTTTGATCCCAGCTTTGCCCGTGTCCATGCCGAAATTCGCGCAGGCAATGTGGGCGATGTGGAACTGGTGCAAATCACATCACGCGACCCGGGTGCGCCGCCGGTTGATTATATCAAACGCTCCGGCGGACTGTTTCGCGACATGATGATCCATGATTTCGACATGGCACGTTTCCTTCTGGGCGAAGAAGTGACCGAGGTTTTTGCGACCGGTGCGGTTTTGACCGACCCGGCGATCAAGGAAACCGGCGATGTCGATACCGCCACGGCCACATTGCGCACGGCGAGTGGCAAAATGGCGGTGATTACCAATTCCCGCCGGGCGACCTATGGTTATGACCAGCGCGTCGAGGTGCATGGCTCCAAGGGTATGGTGCAGGCGGAAAACCACCGGGCGACATCTGTCACCATTGCCAATGGTGATGGCTATACCACCGAACCGCTGCTGGATTTCTTCATGCAGCGTTATGCCGATGCCTACCGTTTTGAACTGACCACATTCTGCAACATGCTGGCGGGCGAAAATGTTGCTTTCCCCAGCGGGCAGGACGGGTTAAAGGCGCTTGAACTGGCCGATGCCGCCGTGAAATCGCTTGCAACCGGCGCAGCCGTTAAACCCGGCACGTAA
- a CDS encoding CoA-acylating methylmalonate-semialdehyde dehydrogenase — MTEIAHYINGAHVAGTSGRSQDVFNPATGEAEKTVALASTAEIDQAVAVAKEAWRDWSKTPPLRRARILDRFKMILWDRADQMAQAISAEHGKTHDDALGEVTRGLEVVEFATGAPHLLKGEFTENVGTGVDSHSVRQSLGVVAGITPFNFPAMVPMWMFPVALACGNTFILKPSERDPSASLLMAEWLTEAGLPEGVFNVVQGDKEAVDALLNNPDVKAISFVGSTPIAKYIYTTGTANGKRVQALGGAKNHMVIMPDADLDMAVNALMGAAFGSAGERCMAISVAVPVTDAVADALVEKLVPKIQALKIGPASDKTSDMGPLVTKQHLEKVRGYIDSAEAEGAKIVVDGRTFHQDKQGYENGYYIGGTLFDHVTPDMKIYREEIFGPALSMVRRPDYQSAVDLIHGHEYANGTAVFTRDGDVARAFSQDIEVGMVGINVPIPVPMAFHSFGGWKASIFGDHHMHGMEGVRFFTRLKTTTTRWPSGQRTDPEFTMPTLG; from the coding sequence ATGACCGAGATTGCCCATTACATCAATGGCGCACATGTTGCCGGCACCTCGGGCCGGTCGCAGGATGTTTTTAACCCCGCCACGGGCGAAGCGGAAAAAACCGTCGCCCTGGCATCGACCGCCGAAATTGACCAGGCCGTTGCCGTTGCCAAGGAAGCCTGGCGCGACTGGTCCAAAACCCCGCCGCTGCGCCGTGCCCGTATTCTGGACCGGTTTAAAATGATCCTGTGGGATCGCGCCGACCAGATGGCGCAGGCCATTAGCGCCGAACATGGCAAAACCCACGACGATGCCCTGGGTGAAGTCACCCGTGGACTTGAAGTGGTCGAATTTGCCACCGGTGCCCCACACCTTTTGAAGGGTGAATTTACCGAAAATGTCGGCACCGGTGTGGACAGCCATTCGGTGCGCCAATCGCTGGGTGTGGTAGCCGGGATTACGCCGTTCAACTTCCCGGCAATGGTGCCGATGTGGATGTTCCCCGTTGCGCTGGCCTGTGGCAATACCTTCATCCTTAAACCCTCCGAACGCGACCCGTCGGCATCACTTTTGATGGCGGAATGGCTGACCGAGGCAGGGTTGCCGGAAGGTGTTTTCAACGTGGTACAGGGTGACAAGGAAGCGGTTGACGCGCTGTTGAACAACCCGGATGTCAAGGCCATCAGCTTTGTCGGCTCCACCCCGATTGCCAAATATATTTACACCACCGGCACGGCAAACGGTAAACGGGTGCAGGCCCTGGGCGGGGCGAAAAACCACATGGTCATCATGCCCGATGCCGACCTTGATATGGCCGTCAACGCCCTGATGGGGGCAGCATTTGGCTCGGCGGGTGAACGCTGCATGGCGATTTCGGTTGCCGTACCCGTGACCGATGCGGTTGCCGATGCGCTGGTTGAAAAGCTGGTGCCGAAAATCCAGGCCCTGAAAATTGGCCCGGCATCGGATAAAACATCGGATATGGGACCGCTTGTGACCAAGCAGCATTTGGAAAAAGTGCGCGGCTATATCGATTCAGCCGAAGCCGAAGGCGCCAAGATCGTGGTGGATGGCCGCACCTTCCACCAGGACAAGCAGGGCTATGAAAACGGCTATTATATTGGTGGTACCCTGTTTGACCATGTGACACCGGATATGAAAATTTACCGCGAGGAAATTTTTGGTCCGGCCCTTTCGATGGTGCGCCGCCCGGATTATCAGTCCGCAGTAGACCTTATTCACGGCCACGAATATGCCAATGGCACGGCGGTTTTCACCCGCGATGGCGATGTCGCCCGTGCCTTTAGCCAGGATATCGAGGTGGGCATGGTTGGCATTAACGTGCCGATCCCCGTACCGATGGCATTCCATTCCTTTGGCGGGTGGAAGGCCTCCATTTTTGGCGACCACCACATGCACGGCATGGAAGGTGTTCGTTTCTTTACCCGGCTTAAAACCACCACCACCCGTTGGCCCAGCGGCCAGCGGACCGACCCTGAATTCACCATGCCGACCCTTGGTTAA
- the iolB gene encoding 5-deoxy-glucuronate isomerase: protein MADLLRKPNGTHGKVHDITAQSANWGYVGFGLYHLEPGETASEPTGDREVILVLVEGKAEISVDDQNFGELGERMNVFERKSPHCVYTPNDTTWSAKATTKCTLAVCTAPGKGNYPARVIKDVQMVERGKGANTRYIHPIAMEESDIADSLLVTEVFTPQGNWSSYPPHRHDEDNYPEMTYLEETYYHRLNPEQGFGFQRVFTEDGELDETMAVNSGDVVLVPKGHHPCGSPYGYEMYYLNVMAGPMRKWRFQNHPDHDWIFQRDSK, encoded by the coding sequence ATGGCCGACCTTCTACGCAAACCCAACGGAACGCATGGCAAAGTCCATGACATTACCGCCCAATCGGCCAATTGGGGGTATGTCGGATTTGGGCTTTATCACCTGGAACCCGGCGAAACCGCATCCGAGCCGACGGGCGACCGCGAAGTAATTCTGGTGCTGGTTGAAGGCAAGGCCGAGATTTCGGTTGATGACCAGAATTTTGGCGAGCTGGGCGAGCGCATGAATGTGTTTGAGCGCAAATCCCCCCATTGCGTTTATACCCCCAATGATACCACCTGGAGCGCAAAAGCGACCACCAAATGCACCCTTGCGGTCTGCACTGCACCGGGCAAGGGCAATTACCCGGCCCGCGTAATCAAGGATGTGCAAATGGTGGAACGCGGCAAAGGGGCCAATACCCGCTACATCCATCCGATTGCGATGGAGGAATCCGACATTGCCGACAGCCTACTGGTGACAGAGGTTTTCACCCCGCAGGGCAACTGGTCGTCCTATCCGCCGCACCGCCATGACGAGGACAATTACCCCGAGATGACCTATCTTGAGGAAACCTATTATCACCGTTTGAACCCGGAACAGGGGTTTGGTTTTCAGCGCGTTTTTACCGAAGATGGCGAGCTGGATGAAACCATGGCGGTGAATAGTGGCGATGTGGTGCTGGTGCCCAAGGGCCATCATCCCTGCGGATCGCCCTATGGCTACGAGATGTATTACCTTAATGTCATGGCGGGACCAATGCGCAAATGGCGTTTCCAGAACCACCCGGACCATGACTGGATTTTTCAGCGCGACAGCAAATAA
- the iolE gene encoding myo-inosose-2 dehydratase, translating into MILYGTNPIAWSNDDDQTLGADISLETCLSQAGEIGFDGIEKGHKMPTDPAKLKAALEPNGLKFVSGWHSLNLLAHSVEDEKKAIQPHLDLLKAMGCKVCIVCETSNAIHGNDNVALADSPVLPADLWAKFGADVEAIAQYCTDQGITLVYHHHMGTVVESAEEIDALMAHTGPATHLLLDTGHALFGGANPEEVARKYMDRVGHIHCKNVRPAVRAQVEGEKLSFLEGVRRGVFTVPGDSEGEVAFEPVLKIAAEHGYSGWLVIEAEQDPAVRNPLEYQTLGLKSLRAMAKATGLDKGDA; encoded by the coding sequence ATGATTCTATACGGCACCAACCCGATTGCATGGTCCAATGATGACGACCAGACCCTTGGCGCGGATATTTCGCTTGAAACCTGCCTGAGCCAGGCAGGCGAAATCGGCTTTGACGGCATTGAAAAAGGCCATAAAATGCCGACCGACCCCGCCAAACTGAAAGCTGCGCTGGAGCCAAACGGCCTTAAATTTGTTTCGGGCTGGCATTCGCTTAATCTGCTGGCCCATTCGGTCGAAGACGAGAAAAAAGCCATCCAGCCACATCTGGACCTGCTCAAAGCGATGGGCTGCAAGGTGTGCATTGTGTGCGAAACATCCAATGCCATTCATGGCAATGACAATGTCGCCCTGGCCGACAGCCCGGTTTTACCGGCGGATCTTTGGGCGAAATTTGGTGCCGATGTTGAAGCCATCGCCCAATATTGCACCGATCAGGGCATTACGCTGGTGTACCATCACCATATGGGTACCGTCGTTGAAAGTGCCGAAGAAATTGACGCCCTGATGGCGCATACCGGCCCGGCAACGCATTTGCTGCTTGATACAGGCCACGCCCTGTTTGGCGGTGCCAACCCCGAAGAAGTTGCGCGCAAATATATGGACCGGGTTGGTCATATTCACTGCAAAAACGTGCGTCCTGCCGTTCGGGCGCAGGTTGAGGGAGAAAAGCTGAGCTTTCTGGAAGGGGTGCGGCGCGGTGTGTTTACCGTTCCGGGTGATAGCGAAGGCGAAGTTGCCTTTGAACCGGTTTTGAAAATTGCCGCCGAACATGGTTATAGCGGCTGGCTGGTAATTGAAGCCGAACAGGACCCCGCCGTTCGCAACCCGCTTGAATATCAAACCCTTGGCCTGAAATCGCTCCGCGCGATGGCCAAAGCCACCGGACTGGACAAAGGAGACGCCTGA
- the iolD gene encoding 3D-(3,5/4)-trihydroxycyclohexane-1,2-dione acylhydrolase (decyclizing) → MNTIRLTAAQAMVRYLSVQYNADNVPFFGGCWAIFGHGNVAGIGEALHGIGDALPTWRAHNEQGMAHAAIAYAKASNRKRAMAVTTSIGPGATNMVTAAALAHVNRLPVLLIPGDVFANRAPDPVLQQIEDFGDATISVNDCFKPVSRYFDRISRPEHLLTALPRAMATLTDPADCGPVTLAFCQDVQAEAYDWPESFFAPKIWKPRRPRPDQDELAAAVGAIKQAKNPVIIAGGGVHYADACATLRDFAHKHGIGVGETQAGKSALPWDDALNLGSIGVTGASSANAVAENADLIIAIGTRLQDFTTGSWALFKHPNRRILGLNIAAFDGSKHNALPLIGDAKVVLQELSEALGDHRFEQPDPALKRDWIAAVDAATATPTGNTLPTDARVIGAVQRSLDEDGIVVCAAGGLPGELHKLWKTAKPNGYHVEYGYSCMGYEIAGGLGVKMARPDQEVVVMVGDGSYMMMNSELATSVMLGHKIITVILDNRGFGCINRLQMATGGESFNNLLDTARHVEPAAIDFTAHAASMGAIAEKVSSIGELEEAMTRARAATKSYAIVIDTDPLPSTEAGGHWWDVAIPEVSVRPSVNEARENYQNALKNQRPGD, encoded by the coding sequence GTGAACACCATTCGTTTGACTGCCGCCCAGGCAATGGTGCGGTATTTAAGTGTACAATATAACGCCGATAACGTGCCGTTTTTTGGCGGATGCTGGGCCATTTTTGGCCACGGCAATGTGGCGGGCATTGGCGAGGCCCTTCACGGCATTGGCGACGCATTACCCACCTGGCGTGCGCATAATGAACAGGGCATGGCGCATGCCGCCATTGCCTATGCCAAGGCATCAAATCGCAAACGCGCCATGGCGGTTACAACCTCCATCGGACCGGGTGCCACCAATATGGTAACGGCAGCAGCCCTGGCCCATGTCAACCGCCTGCCGGTTTTGCTGATCCCCGGCGATGTCTTTGCCAACCGCGCCCCGGACCCGGTTTTGCAACAGATCGAGGATTTTGGTGACGCAACCATCAGCGTCAATGACTGCTTTAAGCCGGTCAGCCGTTATTTTGACCGCATTTCGCGGCCCGAACATTTGTTAACCGCCCTACCGCGTGCGATGGCAACTCTGACCGACCCGGCCGATTGCGGTCCCGTCACCCTGGCCTTTTGTCAGGATGTGCAGGCCGAAGCCTATGACTGGCCGGAAAGCTTTTTTGCCCCGAAAATCTGGAAGCCGCGCCGCCCGCGCCCTGATCAGGACGAACTGGCCGCGGCGGTTGGGGCCATCAAACAGGCGAAAAACCCGGTGATTATCGCCGGGGGTGGTGTGCATTACGCCGATGCCTGCGCAACCCTGCGCGATTTTGCCCACAAGCATGGCATTGGGGTGGGCGAAACCCAGGCGGGCAAATCGGCCCTGCCGTGGGATGATGCGCTAAACCTCGGCTCCATTGGTGTGACCGGGGCCAGCAGTGCCAATGCCGTTGCCGAAAATGCCGATTTGATCATTGCCATTGGCACCCGCCTGCAGGATTTCACCACCGGCAGTTGGGCCCTGTTTAAACACCCCAACCGGCGCATTTTGGGCCTTAACATTGCCGCCTTTGATGGCAGCAAGCACAATGCCCTGCCCCTGATTGGTGATGCCAAGGTGGTGTTGCAGGAACTTTCCGAAGCCCTGGGGGATCATCGCTTTGAACAGCCTGATCCTGCCCTGAAACGCGACTGGATCGCCGCGGTTGATGCCGCCACCGCGACCCCGACCGGCAATACCCTGCCAACCGACGCCCGGGTGATTGGCGCGGTGCAACGCAGCCTGGATGAAGACGGTATTGTGGTTTGTGCCGCAGGCGGCCTGCCCGGCGAGCTTCATAAACTTTGGAAAACCGCCAAACCCAATGGCTACCATGTTGAATATGGTTATAGCTGCATGGGCTATGAGATTGCCGGGGGCCTGGGAGTGAAAATGGCCCGGCCCGACCAAGAGGTCGTCGTCATGGTGGGCGACGGGTCCTACATGATGATGAATTCCGAACTGGCAACCAGCGTGATGCTGGGTCACAAAATCATCACTGTTATTTTGGATAATCGTGGTTTTGGCTGCATCAACCGGCTGCAAATGGCAACAGGGGGTGAAAGTTTTAACAACCTGCTTGATACCGCCCGCCATGTTGAACCAGCCGCAATTGATTTTACCGCCCATGCCGCATCAATGGGGGCGATTGCCGAAAAGGTATCGTCGATTGGCGAACTGGAAGAGGCCATGACCCGTGCGCGTGCAGCAACCAAATCCTATGCCATCGTGATTGATACCGACCCCCTGCCCTCGACCGAGGCCGGTGGGCACTGGTGGGACGTTGCAATACCCGAAGTGTCGGTTCGTCCCAGTGTGAATGAAGCCCGCGAAAATTATCAAAATGCGCTGAAAAACCAGCGCCCCGGAGATTAA
- the iolC gene encoding 5-dehydro-2-deoxygluconokinase produces the protein MMTLDVITIGRSSVDLYGAQIGGRLEDMASFNKYIGGSPTNMACGTARLGLKSALITRVGDEHMGRFIREQLIAEGVDVRGVITDPERLTALVLLGIRDQEQFPLIFYRENCADMALCEDDIDPDFIAQSRCVTVTGTHLSHPRTRAAVLKALKLARENGAKTALDIDYRPNLWGLSGHGDGENRFIASEKVTAELQATLHLFDLIVGTEEEFHIAGGTTDTLAALRNVRAISSATLVCKRGPMGASAFDGAIGSSLDDGISGPGFPVEVFNVLGAGDGFMSGLLKGWLSGEDWQTSLKYANACGAFAVSRHGCTPAYPSWEELQFFFNRGMKTPALRHDAELEQVHWATNRTGDWPEMRVFAFDHRMQLEDLADELGVSHDKIGPFKKLCLNAVENVADGKPGYGLLCDGRLGRDALYAAAGKGLWIGRPVEKPGSRPLELEIGPDLGSKLAEWPVENVIKVLCFYHPDDDDAMKARQEETILRLFDAGRANRLEFLLEIIPSKVASCDDETTAKIIQRFYDIGVYPDWWKLEPMKSDAAWRHACDTIAQNDPYCRGVVVLGLEAPSEELAASFAAAARHKLVRGFAVGRTIFAATAREWLTGEIDDQTAIAQMADKYRALCLSWDQARKNSGGTA, from the coding sequence TGATCACGCGGGTCGGCGACGAACATATGGGCCGTTTCATTCGCGAACAGCTGATTGCCGAAGGGGTAGACGTGCGCGGGGTCATTACCGACCCCGAACGCCTGACCGCGCTTGTTTTGCTGGGCATTCGCGACCAGGAACAGTTTCCGCTGATTTTTTACCGCGAAAACTGTGCCGATATGGCGCTGTGCGAAGATGATATCGACCCCGATTTCATCGCGCAAAGCCGCTGTGTTACTGTGACGGGCACGCATCTTTCACATCCGCGCACCCGGGCTGCCGTTTTAAAGGCCCTGAAACTGGCACGGGAAAACGGAGCGAAAACCGCGCTGGACATTGATTACCGCCCCAATCTGTGGGGCCTTTCCGGGCATGGCGACGGCGAAAACCGTTTTATCGCGTCGGAAAAGGTGACGGCGGAATTGCAGGCTACCCTGCATTTATTTGACCTGATTGTTGGCACCGAGGAAGAATTTCATATTGCCGGGGGGACCACCGATACCCTAGCCGCCCTGCGCAATGTACGCGCCATTTCGTCGGCCACCCTGGTATGCAAACGCGGGCCAATGGGGGCATCGGCCTTTGACGGGGCGATTGGCAGCAGCCTGGATGACGGCATTTCAGGCCCTGGCTTCCCGGTAGAGGTTTTTAATGTACTGGGCGCTGGCGACGGGTTTATGTCCGGCCTGCTTAAAGGCTGGCTGAGTGGCGAGGACTGGCAAACCAGCCTTAAATATGCCAATGCCTGCGGGGCCTTTGCGGTTTCGCGGCATGGCTGCACCCCGGCCTATCCCAGTTGGGAAGAATTACAGTTTTTCTTTAATCGCGGCATGAAAACCCCGGCGCTCCGCCATGATGCGGAACTGGAACAGGTGCATTGGGCCACAAACCGCACCGGCGACTGGCCGGAAATGCGCGTTTTCGCCTTTGACCACCGCATGCAGCTGGAAGATTTGGCCGATGAACTGGGCGTATCGCATGACAAAATTGGCCCATTTAAAAAGCTGTGCCTAAATGCGGTGGAAAATGTCGCCGATGGCAAGCCGGGATATGGCCTGTTATGTGATGGACGATTGGGCCGCGATGCCCTGTATGCGGCAGCAGGCAAAGGTCTTTGGATTGGCCGCCCGGTGGAAAAACCCGGTTCGCGCCCGCTTGAACTTGAAATCGGCCCGGATTTGGGCAGCAAGCTGGCCGAATGGCCGGTGGAAAACGTGATCAAGGTTCTGTGTTTTTATCATCCCGATGATGACGACGCGATGAAGGCCCGGCAGGAAGAAACCATCCTGCGGTTATTTGATGCCGGGCGGGCCAATCGGCTTGAATTTTTGCTCGAGATCATTCCCTCAAAGGTTGCGTCATGCGATGATGAAACCACGGCAAAAATCATTCAGCGGTTTTATGACATTGGCGTTTACCCCGACTGGTGGAAACTCGAACCAATGAAAAGCGATGCCGCTTGGCGCCATGCCTGCGACACGATTGCACAGAATGATCCCTATTGCCGAGGTGTGGTGGTTTTGGGCCTTGAGGCCCCCAGCGAAGAACTGGCCGCCAGCTTTGCCGCCGCCGCCCGCCACAAACTGGTGCGCGGGTTTGCCGTGGGCCGCACGATTTTTGCCGCAACAGCCCGTGAATGGCTGACCGGCGAGATTGACGATCAAACTGCCATTGCACAAATGGCAGACAAATACCGTGCCCTGTGCCTTTCGTGGGATCAGGCACGTAAAAATAGTGGAGGAACGGCGTGA